The following proteins are encoded in a genomic region of Coregonus clupeaformis isolate EN_2021a chromosome 14, ASM2061545v1, whole genome shotgun sequence:
- the LOC121581358 gene encoding acyl-coenzyme A synthetase ACSM3, mitochondrial-like, which produces MAVKDSEVRWSFEELGFHSRRLANVLSGACGLNQQDRVFLVLPSVPEGASSMWSISKQFCPLTGTVLLPGTSQLTARDMLHRLQTSEAHCVITDESLAPLLDAVASQCSSLQHKLLVSPTKREGWMNFGDLVRYASSDHECVETRIYDPMTIFFTSGTTGSPKMTQHSHSSYGIGLTVNGRYWFGLTERDVLLNMSDTGWAKSAWSSVYVPWCDPVRTEECYIGDFYLTGYRFVMDEDGYLGFVG; this is translated from the exons ATGGCTGTCAAAGATTCT gaggTGAGGTGGAGTTTTGAGGAGCTGGGGTTTCATTCCAGAAGACTAGCCAACGTTCTTTCAGGAGCCTGTGGTCTCAACCAGCAGGACAGGGTTTTTCTGGTACTACCCAGTGTTCCAGAGGGTGCCTCGTCAATGTGGTCCATCTCAAAACAG TTTTGTCCCCTCACAGGTACAGTCCTGCTACCAGGCACCTCTCAGCTGACAGCCAGGGACATGCTCCACCGGCTGCAGACCTCCGAGGCCCACTGTGTTATCACAGACGAGTCCCTGGCCCCCCTGCTGGATGCCGTGGCCTCTCAGTGCTCCAGCCTGCAGCACAAACTGCTGGTGTCCCCCacgaagagagagggatggatgaacTTTGGAGATCTGGTGAGAT ATGCTTCTAGCGACCATGAGTGTGTAGAGACTCGCATTTATGACCCTATGACCATCTTCTTCACCAGTGGGACCACAGGGTCACCTAAGATGACCCAACACAGCCACAGCAGCTATGGGATAGGTCTCACTGTCAACGGTAG GTACTGGTTTGGCCTGACGGAGAGGGATGTCCTGTTGAACATGTCAGATACAGGCTGGGCCAAGTCTGCCTGGAGCAGTGTCTACGTTCCCTGG TGTGACCCTGTGCGGACAGAAGAGTGCTACATTGGGGACTTCTACCTGACTGGATATAGGTTCGTCATGGATGAGGATGGCTACCTGGGTTTTGTGGGTTGA